The genomic DNA GAATTTTCCATTGAAGTATTCGAATCATTTAATTTATCTGATATATTTTTTATTTCATCTAATAACTCATTAAAATTTTTTTTATTCATATTATTCACTTCCTTCTTCTAATTTAAACTTAACAGTACCATCTTTTAAGACTGCATTTATAATTTTATTTTTTGATACTTCCTTAATTGATCTAATAACTTTATTATCTTGTTTTAAAATTGAATAACCTTTTGATAAAGGTAAGTAAGGACTTTGTAATTCAATTTTTTCTTCATAAGTTTTTAGTTCTATAATATTTTTTTCTAATTTATTAATTAAACTTCTTTTTCAAGTTGAAATATTATTTTCAAAAGTTGTATTTATAAATTTTAATTTGTTAATAATAATTGAATTAAAATTTATAGAAGTATTTTTAAAATTATTAATCATTTGATTAAATTTATTTTTAATACTTAAATTTAATTTTGAAGATAAATTATTAACCTCTATAATTACTTTTTCAATTTTAGTTTTTAATATTTTACCAAATTCATTTGTTTTTGTAGATAAAGCTTGTAATACACTATCCTTATCAGGAGTTGCTTTTTCTCCAGCTGCAGTTGGTGTTGAAGCTCTAAAGTCAGAAACATAATCTGTTAAAGTTATATCAGGTTCATGTCCAACACCACTAATTATTGGTATTTGACTTTCTCTAATTGCTTCAAGAACTTCCATTTCATTAAAAGATCAAAGGTCTTCATAACTTCCTCCACCTCTTCCAACTATTAAAGTATCAATTTTTATTTCAAATTTATTTGCTTGTCTTATTTTTTTAGCAATATCTTTTGCTGCTCCATCACCTTGAACTAAAGATGGAAATAAAAATATATTTACTGGTGGATATCTTCTTTTAATAGTAGTAATTAAATCTTTAACTGCATCACCTGTTGCAGCAGTTATTATACCAATATTCTTTGGGAATTTAATAATTGGCTTTTTAAATTCATCAAGAAATCAACCCTGCTCTTTTAGTTCTTTATATCTTTTGTCGTATTGAAGAGCAAGTTCTCCAATTCCATCTACTCGAACATCATAAACAACAAAAGTTATTTTTCCTGTTGGTTTATAATATGATAAAGAACCTCTTGCAATAATTTCAGTTCCCTCTCTAATATTTAAATTTGTAAAGATACTTGCATTAGTCTTTCAAATTGCACAATCAATTTTTGATTGACTATCTTTAAGCGAAAAATAAATATGCCCAGTCTTATTAAGAGTTAAATTAGCAACTTCACCTTTTACATTTACATTTTTAAAAGTATTTGAATCTTCAAGATATTCCTTTAACATATCTGTGAAGTCAGTAATTTTAAATATCATTTCTGTCATTTTAGCACCTCTTAAATATTATATGCTTCTTTATTTTTTTAATTCATTTCTTCAAGACATTTTTTTGTTTTTAAATATAAAATTTCATAATTTACTAAATCTTGTTTTAATATTTTTTTATTTTTTAAATAAAAAACTAAATCCTCATATTTATTGTCAATAAAATTTGATAAGTCTCATATATTTTTTTTATTAACCGATTCTTTAAAACTTAGATATTTATCTTGATCATAATTATCAGTTAATAATTCTATCTCATCTTTACTTTCCTCATATAATTTTATAAAATTTTTAAATCTAAGTATTTTTTCATTTGAAATAGTTTGCTCTACTTTCTTATTAATTTCTTCTTTGTTTTCTATTTGATTTAAGATATCATCTTGTGGTTCAAAAATATTATCATTTGATAAATCTGTTAAATTTTCATGATCATTAAAAGTAACTGTTTTTTCTAAGTCTTGTTCTTCTTCTGACTCTAAAGAAGTATTTACTTTGTCTAACTCCAACTTTTCTTCTTTTTTATCATTATTTTCTAAAATTTTATTTCAATATCAATTTAAAGTATCTGATGTTTTAGAATTATCTGTTGTTAATTCTATTTCTGGTTTTCTTTTTTGATTTTTAGATAAATATTTTATAAGCTCATTAAAATTTTTAAAGTTTCTTAAAGATAATGGTTTTAATAAACTAAAGAAATTATTTTTATCCACTGTGAAAATAGGTCCATCATCTTTAATAAATTTTGCAAAAAACTTTAAATCATTTACTAAAGTGGTTTTATAGTTTTCTTTTACTTCAACATTGTTAAAAAAAACATAAATTGTATCTTCTGTTATTACTTCAGATAACTTTTCCATTTTATTTTCATATCTTAATTCATCATAATTAAACGGTGTATAAAGAAATTTATCTAAACTATTTACAATATTTTTTGCTAAAAATTGATTTCACTCATTCTTATAACTTATTTTAGTTCCACTAAAAATTTTATTAGAAACAACATTAAATAATTCTTTGTCATAAACTTTTAGTAATTTGATTAATTGATCTTGATAATGAGAAATTTTTCTATCAAACTTTGCATACTTTAGGAAGTGCTGATTATTATATCAGTCCAAATTTCTAATTGTTACATTTACATTTAAATCATCTGTAAGTTTGTGAATTAAATTTTGAATTTCTAAATCTTTTTTTGATACTTTAGATGCAGTTATGAAAACAACATTTTCAAAATGTTGTTTTGAAAATTTTCTCTTTGATTTTTTTAAATAATCTTTTATTAATAAATAATCTTTTGAATTAAAAATTTTAGATTCAAAACTTTGTAAATAAGAATAAGTTGAAAGTTCACAAAAAGCTTTTGTTAAAAAATTTTCTTTAACTTCATCATAAGAACTTATTTTTTGTTTAAAAATATAATTTTTAAACTCCTTATAAATTAAAAGTTTGATTTCTTTTGCCATCAAAAATAGATGATCATTTAAATCATTTTTAAAATTTGTGAAATTTGTAATACTCATATCTTTACCCTCTTATTTTATATTATCTAAAAGACCATTTACAAATGCTGTTTCAAAGCTCGGTAAATACTGTCTTGTTAATTCGATACTTTCATTTATTATTATTGCCTTTGGAGTTATTTCTTTTTTTATTTCATAAACTGCATTAACTAAAATTGCTTGAATAATTTTAGGCAATCTAGTTCAGTTTCATAATTCAGGCAATAATGATGAAATTATTTTTTTGTATTCAAGTGTGTTTTCTAATATATCAAAGATATAATTATTTAATTCTTCATCCAAACTATCTAATTGAAAACCGTCTAAAACTTCTTGTTTTATTTTATTTATATCTTCTTCTAATAAAAAAAGTCTATATAAAATTTGAATTGTATTTTTTCTTCTTTTTTTTAATATGGTAATTGTTTTTTCCATTTTCTTTTTTTATCTTTCTTTTTTTATTCTTTTAAAACAAAAGTTTTATTGTTTAATCCTAATCAATTATCAGATTCTTTTGTAGTGTTTCATTCTTTACCAGATTTAAATTTATTTATGAGTTCTATAAAGCCATTTAATAAATTAGGATTTTTAGGTTCTTTTTTATTTTCACTAGTTTCTTTAATTGCTATTAAATCTTTATATAATTTTTCTTCAGGTGATAGAACTTTTCATTCCTTATTTTCTTTGCTAGGATAATGTGGATTCTCAACATTAATTCATTCTAAACTATTTGATAGATCAAATTTATTTTCAGAAGCTTCTTTAATTGCTTTTAAAATACCTTTTATAAATTTTATTGTAATATTTTTATTTTCCTTAAAAAAAGTCAATTCAAGTTCAGGTTTATTTTTATCAATTAAATTAGACAAATCATTAAAAAAGTATTTTTCAATTTTAATTATATTTTCAATATCTCCAAAAATACCATTTGAATCCTCAGCTTTATAAACTCCATCAGTCATTTCTGGAATATTTGTAAATTTTAATTCTAAGTATTTTTTATTAAATTCTGTTTCGGTTCCATCAGACTTTATTTCCCTATATGTAAAATAAACAGGAATTGTCTTATGTTTATTATTATCATTAAAATTTTTCTCTAAATAAGTAATAAGATCTTCTGATTCATTCTCTTCACCTATTGGAAATCCTGTATTACTTTTATAAAACTTAAATTCAATGTTATCTTCTTCAATGTTATTATCACCAATACCAAATTTTTCATTGAATTCTTTTTGATTAGTAAAGTTATTTGCAATTATTTGTTTTATTTCAGTATTAATATTTTCTTTAGTAGTATCTTCTGCTTCAGTAGTATCTTTATTAAAAACAATTGTATTATGAGTTTTTGTTCCTCAAAATTTTTCAATATCTTTGAAACTTTTAAAAGTATTATCACTTGTTATTTTACAACTAACTATTTGAGTTGCTGGAGTAACAATTATTGATAAGCCAGTTAAAATTGTAAGTAATTTTTTCATTTTTTTCACCTTAATTCCCTATTATTTTACATTAATATATTATTAAATAAAGAAGAAATTTAGTGATGAGTGATGATTTTTTAGACTATAATGTCAAAATGAATACTTTATTTCATTTATTAGGCAATAATCAACAATTAGAATTAACAAATAGACAAATTAATGAATTATATATAAAAGTATTAACAAATTTTAAAGAAATTTATGTAGATTTAAAGATAGTTATCTTATTTGATAAAGAATGCTTAAAAGATATAATTTTAACCTTAATAGATTATTTAATGATTGTCACATTGATCTAGATGAAATGCAACAATATAGTAAAAATCAATATATTAGAGTGGAATTTTTAACGCTATTTTCAATGTTAATGCCACTAGAAAATGGTTATTTACAAGCAAATTTTTATAATCAAATTAAAGAAATTAATCAAAATATTGTAGTTCTTGATAAAACCTTATGACTAAGATTAAATTTATTTCATAAATAATAAAAAACTGCTTTAAAAGCAGTTTTTTACTTCATTTCCTTATCTTTAAATGGATTTGTAAATTTATTATTTTTAATCATTTC from Spiroplasma endosymbiont of Cantharis nigra includes the following:
- the xseA gene encoding exodeoxyribonuclease VII large subunit, coding for MTEMIFKITDFTDMLKEYLEDSNTFKNVNVKGEVANLTLNKTGHIYFSLKDSQSKIDCAIWKTNASIFTNLNIREGTEIIARGSLSYYKPTGKITFVVYDVRVDGIGELALQYDKRYKELKEQGWFLDEFKKPIIKFPKNIGIITAATGDAVKDLITTIKRRYPPVNIFLFPSLVQGDGAAKDIAKKIRQANKFEIKIDTLIVGRGGGSYEDLWSFNEMEVLEAIRESQIPIISGVGHEPDITLTDYVSDFRASTPTAAGEKATPDKDSVLQALSTKTNEFGKILKTKIEKVIIEVNNLSSKLNLSIKNKFNQMINNFKNTSINFNSIIINKLKFINTTFENNISTWKRSLINKLEKNIIELKTYEEKIELQSPYLPLSKGYSILKQDNKVIRSIKEVSKNKIINAVLKDGTVKFKLEEGSE
- a CDS encoding transcription antitermination protein NusB, translating into MEKTITILKKRRKNTIQILYRLFLLEEDINKIKQEVLDGFQLDSLDEELNNYIFDILENTLEYKKIISSLLPELWNWTRLPKIIQAILVNAVYEIKKEITPKAIIINESIELTRQYLPSFETAFVNGLLDNIK
- a CDS encoding lipoprotein; this encodes MKKLLTILTGLSIIVTPATQIVSCKITSDNTFKSFKDIEKFWGTKTHNTIVFNKDTTEAEDTTKENINTEIKQIIANNFTNQKEFNEKFGIGDNNIEEDNIEFKFYKSNTGFPIGEENESEDLITYLEKNFNDNNKHKTIPVYFTYREIKSDGTETEFNKKYLELKFTNIPEMTDGVYKAEDSNGIFGDIENIIKIEKYFFNDLSNLIDKNKPELELTFFKENKNITIKFIKGILKAIKEASENKFDLSNSLEWINVENPHYPSKENKEWKVLSPEEKLYKDLIAIKETSENKKEPKNPNLLNGFIELINKFKSGKEWNTTKESDNWLGLNNKTFVLKE